The Eurosta solidaginis isolate ZX-2024a chromosome 4, ASM4086904v1, whole genome shotgun sequence genome includes a window with the following:
- the LOC137250274 gene encoding uncharacterized protein, with protein sequence MGGRTVQKADKVCSITICSPDLNIKIATNAIILPQLTQFLPTFKVSYIDLKEYSTLSLADPNCFAPAKIDMVLGSDILPQILIPGLKTNVAGSLIAQNTIFGWILSGPLKEQISTFSTQVVETQKEFLEDLLKRFWEQEEVPSASSLKDDDLICEELYKSTTIRRNDGRYVVKLPFKDSFPNSIALGHSRPAAQQQYLSVERSIKKKPELRTTYSNVLAEYLTLDHMEPTTPREIIRDGKYFSFYLPHHAVLKPDSKTTKVRVVFNASKRSHSGISLNDVLHTGPVLQNDLMVVILNWRLYKYVFNGDIEKMYRQIYVHKEDQDFQRILFRQFPQGQVEDFKLKTVTFGVNCAPYLAIRTLQQLAEDCKAELPLATNVLLRETYVDDILSGGHNIQSIRETMTQLIEALKSAGFPLKKMTANHPEILESIPESDLLDADFLKFHDSSSTKTLGVRWNALEDSFFYSYNPISDAHSATKRYILSSVAKLFDPAGWLSPIMIVAKTLLQELWMEGTDWDEHVKPGSLLKWKSFTEDLSAIGDIKIPRWVKFTPNVPTQIHGFSDASEKAYCA encoded by the coding sequence ATGGGCGGACGAACAGTCCAGAAAGCAGATAAGGTGTGCTCAATCACCATATGTTCTCCAGATCTCAATATTAAAATCGCAACTAATGCGATCATACTCCCTCAACTGACGCAATTCTTGCCAACGTTTAAAGTCTCTTATATAGACCTCAAAGAGTACTCAACACTATCTCTAGCAGACCCCAACTGTTTCGCGCCTGCCAAGATAGATATGGTACTAGGTAGCGACATACTCCCTCAAATACTGATTCCGGGCCTCAAAACCAATGTAGCTGGAAGTTTAATAGCCCAGAACACAATCTTCGGGTGGATATTAAGCGGGCCACTTAAGGAACAGATCTCAACATTCTCAACTCAAGTAGTTGAAACGCAAAAGGAGTTCCTCGAAGACCTACTCAAAAGGTTTTGGGAACAAGAAGAAGTGCCATCGGCTTCCTCTCTCAAAGACGATGAtctaatatgcgaagagctctacaAAAGTACCACAATCCGAAGAAATGATGGCCGCTACGTAGTAAAACTCCCATTTAAAGACTCGTTTCCCAACTCAATAGCTTTAGGGCACTCTAGACCCGCTGCTCAGCAACAATACCTCAGCGTAGAACGAAGCATTAAGAAAAAACCAGAGCTTCGAACGACCTACTCCAACGTCTTAGCGGAATACTTAACCCTAGATCATATGGAGCCCACAACCCCTCGGGAAATTATACGTGATGGAAAGTATTTCTCGTTTTACTTACCACATCATGCCGTACTCAAACCCGATAGTAAAACTACTAAAGTCCGAGTAGTTTTCAATGCATCCAAACGATCTCACTCCGGCATCTCActcaacgacgtgcttcatacaggtccCGTTTTACAAAATGATTTAATGGTCGTTATACTCAACTGGCGActctacaaatatgtatttaacggcgacattgagaagatgtatcggcaAATATATGTCCACAAGGAAGATCAAGACTTCCAACGAATACTCTTTCGTCAATTTCCTCAAGGCCAAgtagaagattttaaattaaaaacagtaaCCTTCGGTGTTAACTGTGCTCCCTACTTGGCGATTCGCACCCTGCAGCAGCTCGCAGAAGACTGCAAAGCCGAACTCCCCCTCGCTACCAACGTTCTCCTGCGAGAGACCTACGTGGATGATATTCTCTCAGGCGgacataacatacagtccattcgcgAAACCATGACTCAGTTGATCGAAGCACTAAAGTCAGCAGGCTTCCCACTCAAAAAAATGACAGCGAACCACCCAGAAATATTGGAATCAATCCCCGAATCTGATCTTCTCGATGCGGACTTTCTAAAATTCCACGACTCAAGCTCCACAAAAACTCTTGGAGTACGCTGGAACGCACTCGAAGACTCCTTCTTCTATTCTTACAACCCCATATCAGACGCACACTCGGCAACCAAGCGATATATTCTCTCGTCCGtcgcgaaacttttcgacccggcaggatggctatcgcctatAATGATAGTAGCAAAAACTCTCCTGCAAgagctctggatggaaggaacggattgggatgaGCACGTCAAACCCGGTTCACTTCTCAAATGGAAATCCTTTACGGAAGACCTCTCAGCAATTGGAGATATAAAAATTCCACGTTGGGTTAAATTCACCCCCAACGTGCCCACTCAGATACATGGTTTCTCCGACGCCTCTGAAAAGGCATATTGTGCCTGA